CTGTACCGCGTCATCGACTTCAAGCGCCGCGACAAGGCCAACGTGCCTGCCAAGGTCGCCGCCATCGAGTACGACCCCAACCGCAGCGCCCGCATCGCCCTGCTGCACTTCGTGGACGGCGAGAAGCGCTACATCCTGGCGCCCGAGGGCCTGGCCGTCGGCGCGACCGTGAACGCGGGCCCCGAGGCCGATCCCCGCCTGGGCAACGCGTTGCCCCTGCGCTTCGTGCCCGTCGGCGCCGTCGTCCACGCGGTCGAACTCGTGCCCGGCAAGGGCGCCCAGCTCGCCCGCTCCGCAGGCACCTCCATCCAGGTGCAGGGCAAGGAGAGCGATTACGTGATCCTGCGCCTGCCCAGCGGCGAACTCCGCCGCGTCCACAGCGAGTGCTACGCGACCATCGGCAGCGTCGGCAACGCCGAGCACAAGAACATCGTGCTGGGCAAGGCGGGCCGCAGCCGCTGGCTGGGCCAGAAGCCGCACCAGCGCGGCAGCGCCATGAACCCCGTGGAT
This portion of the Deinococcus apachensis DSM 19763 genome encodes:
- the rplB gene encoding 50S ribosomal protein L2; its protein translation is MAVKKYRPYTPSRRQMTTADFSGLTKKRPEKSLTEPLHKTGGRNNHGRITSRFIGGGHKRLYRVIDFKRRDKANVPAKVAAIEYDPNRSARIALLHFVDGEKRYILAPEGLAVGATVNAGPEADPRLGNALPLRFVPVGAVVHAVELVPGKGAQLARSAGTSIQVQGKESDYVILRLPSGELRRVHSECYATIGSVGNAEHKNIVLGKAGRSRWLGQKPHQRGSAMNPVDHPHGGGEGRTGAGRQPVSPWGQLAKGLKTRKKRKNSDRFIIARRGGK